Proteins encoded within one genomic window of Salipaludibacillus agaradhaerens:
- the smpB gene encoding SsrA-binding protein SmpB yields MATEGKLIAQNKKARHDFHIEETYEAGMVLTGTEIKSIRNRRVNMKDSFARVAQGEAWLHNLHISPYEQGNRYNHDPVRTRKLLLHRKQINQLIGLTQQKGYTLVPLKIYIKNGVAKVLIGLGKGKKKYDKREDLKQKDAKREIQRAFKDNQLGR; encoded by the coding sequence ATGGCAACAGAAGGAAAACTCATCGCACAAAATAAAAAAGCACGCCATGATTTTCATATTGAAGAAACGTATGAAGCAGGTATGGTTCTTACTGGGACAGAAATTAAATCGATTCGTAACAGACGCGTCAACATGAAAGATTCATTTGCACGTGTGGCACAGGGAGAAGCATGGCTTCATAATCTACACATTAGTCCATATGAGCAAGGAAACCGTTATAACCATGATCCAGTACGCACACGTAAACTTTTACTTCACCGCAAACAAATAAACCAATTAATCGGACTTACTCAGCAAAAAGGCTACACACTCGTTCCATTGAAAATTTATATTAAAAACGGTGTGGCAAAAGTATTAATTGGACTCGGAAAAGGGAAGAAAAAGTATGATAAACGCGAAGACCTTAAGCAAAAAGATGCAAAGCGTGAAATCCAGCGAGCTTTTAAGGATAATCAATTAGGAAGATAA
- the secG gene encoding preprotein translocase subunit SecG, whose translation MGAVASVLLVIVSLLLIAVVLLQSGKSAGLSGAISGGAEQLVGKQKARGLEAVLNKATVVLGVLFFLLTLAVAFFV comes from the coding sequence TTGGGAGCTGTTGCATCCGTTTTACTTGTCATCGTATCACTTTTGTTAATTGCTGTTGTATTATTACAATCAGGTAAAAGTGCTGGATTGTCTGGCGCCATCTCTGGTGGTGCAGAACAATTAGTCGGAAAACAAAAAGCACGAGGATTGGAAGCTGTTTTAAACAAAGCAACCGTTGTTCTTGGTGTTCTTTTCTTTTTACTGACGTTAGCCGTTGCATTCTTTGTATAA
- a CDS encoding glycosyl transferase family 2, whose translation MINEFERYRIDFADLNNFTIQLNSPFILSITKDEVDFDFLIRVKKRNDKAIIFGSGAYDASSELEPPIFQRHKWMEHFDETLIFYNDPTLYLGEINIGWGFGTGDRHYLTEIAEILEILLEKINLKKEKTLFYGSSAGGFMSLLLGGLLKGSKVLVNNPQTIVWNYYDRHVNAMFETTKPSLSRKEIIESYSEKLNVRDFYKKIKYVPEITYLQNVTSGRDLTHHLNPFILGLSHLSDDYYTKEMKIQLYSDIKRGHNPIGINETIYRIKNTINN comes from the coding sequence ATGATTAATGAGTTTGAGAGATATAGAATAGATTTTGCGGATTTAAATAATTTCACTATACAATTAAATTCACCTTTTATTCTATCTATCACAAAAGACGAAGTAGACTTTGACTTTTTAATAAGAGTAAAAAAAAGAAATGATAAGGCAATTATTTTTGGTTCGGGTGCTTATGATGCTAGCTCAGAGCTAGAACCGCCTATTTTTCAAAGACATAAATGGATGGAGCATTTCGATGAGACGCTAATATTTTATAATGATCCAACTTTATATTTAGGGGAAATTAACATAGGCTGGGGGTTTGGCACTGGGGACAGACACTATTTAACAGAAATAGCAGAAATATTAGAGATTCTTTTAGAGAAAATTAACCTTAAAAAAGAGAAAACTCTGTTCTATGGAAGCTCTGCTGGTGGTTTTATGTCATTATTACTGGGAGGCTTACTAAAAGGTTCAAAAGTGTTAGTAAATAATCCTCAAACTATAGTTTGGAACTACTATGATCGTCATGTTAATGCTATGTTTGAAACTACGAAACCATCTTTATCACGAAAAGAAATTATCGAAAGTTACTCTGAAAAATTAAATGTACGGGATTTTTATAAAAAAATAAAGTATGTACCAGAAATCACTTATTTACAAAATGTAACCAGTGGAAGAGACTTAACTCACCATCTAAATCCATTTATTTTGGGATTATCTCACCTTAGTGATGATTATTATACAAAAGAAATGAAGATACAGTTATATTCAGATATAAAACGTGGGCATAATCCTATTGGAATTAATGAGACTATATATCGAATTAAAAATACTATTAATAATTAG
- a CDS encoding alpha/beta hydrolase, producing MIGCLIVHGFVGTPDETAEIEHHLKDKNWLVYCPELPGHDGTKEGLKSVTYKHWLYKAEVAMKELLNRCDKVYVIGFSMGGVIASYLASKYPVERLVLISSAIYYLNIKQLMQDMRGWLIESIRGDLDDDDIYQFYKAKIQRLPMTATFEFAKMVKRLRPHVDEITAPTLVIQGKNDGLVPEKSAEYIYEHIQSKEKELFYFPEAKHYIWFGDEKDELLKMIDDFFHK from the coding sequence ATGATAGGATGTCTTATTGTACACGGGTTTGTAGGAACTCCAGATGAAACAGCAGAAATAGAGCATCACCTAAAGGATAAGAACTGGCTCGTATACTGTCCTGAATTACCAGGTCATGATGGCACAAAGGAAGGATTAAAATCGGTCACGTATAAGCATTGGCTGTATAAAGCAGAGGTTGCTATGAAGGAATTGCTGAACCGCTGTGATAAAGTGTATGTCATCGGCTTTTCCATGGGCGGTGTCATTGCAAGCTACCTCGCTTCTAAATATCCAGTGGAGAGATTAGTCCTTATAAGTTCAGCTATTTACTATTTGAACATTAAGCAACTTATGCAAGATATGAGAGGCTGGTTGATTGAAAGTATCCGCGGGGATTTAGATGATGATGATATCTATCAATTTTATAAAGCGAAAATTCAGCGTTTGCCGATGACAGCTACATTTGAATTTGCCAAAATGGTTAAACGGTTACGACCTCATGTAGATGAAATCACGGCTCCGACACTCGTTATCCAAGGTAAAAATGATGGTCTTGTACCTGAGAAGAGTGCAGAATATATTTATGAACATATTCAATCAAAAGAGAAAGAACTTTTTTATTTTCCAGAGGCAAAGCATTACATTTGGTTTGGTGACGAGAAAGATGAACTTTTAAAGATGATAGATGATTTTTTTCATAAATAA
- a CDS encoding PPC domain-containing protein, translated as MAISAMSVSANVYEDEYEPNNSFAEAYDLGLWKYKTISATIHSESDRDYYKFYATKGEQLAIHLKNIPANTDYDLYLFKDSYGYPAVGSSERMGNKNEIIRLDVPETGRYIAVVISKDGSFDGWGFYRLEFIDRMKSGTYTANLSPSSISSPGQGVVSPIAVVNLANVSAIPDGAIVRSVSAEGTISPSLGHTYREVLNKEEGVWHTSVSGGTLFPDLKHELALPVKTTWNVRYYSLAWSSSTWRSPQLKFNYQYDSTYGW; from the coding sequence ATGGCAATCTCAGCAATGTCGGTTTCGGCAAATGTATACGAAGATGAATATGAACCAAATAATTCTTTTGCTGAAGCTTATGATTTAGGACTGTGGAAGTACAAGACGATTTCTGCAACGATTCATAGTGAAAGCGATAGGGATTATTACAAGTTTTATGCCACCAAGGGAGAACAGCTTGCCATTCACCTAAAGAACATCCCAGCAAATACCGATTATGATTTATATTTATTTAAGGATTCTTACGGCTATCCTGCGGTAGGATCTTCTGAAAGAATGGGAAATAAAAACGAGATTATTCGCTTGGATGTTCCGGAGACAGGCAGGTACATTGCTGTCGTCATATCTAAAGATGGTTCATTTGACGGATGGGGATTTTATAGACTTGAATTTATCGATAGAATGAAAAGTGGTACTTATACGGCGAATCTGTCCCCGTCATCCATTTCAAGCCCTGGACAAGGAGTTGTGTCGCCGATTGCCGTCGTTAATCTTGCAAATGTCTCGGCTATTCCTGATGGGGCGATTGTAAGAAGTGTTTCCGCTGAGGGAACGATTTCTCCGAGTCTTGGCCACACCTACAGAGAAGTGCTGAACAAGGAAGAAGGCGTCTGGCATACATCGGTTTCAGGTGGGACATTGTTTCCGGACTTAAAGCATGAACTTGCACTCCCAGTCAAAACGACATGGAATGTCCGTTACTACTCACTTGCTTGGAGCAGTTCAACATGGAGATCACCACAACTAAAGTTCAATTATCAATACGATTCAACATACGGTTGGTAA
- the eno gene encoding phosphopyruvate hydratase, with translation MTLITDVYARQVLDSRGNPTVEVEVHVESGAFGRAIVPSGASTGEYEAVELRDGGDAWMGKGVSKAVENVNEVIAPELVGFDALDQLGIDQLMIELDGTPNKAKLGANAILGVSMATARAAAEALGLPLYVYLGGFNAKTLPTPMMNILNGGEHADNNVDIQEFMIMPVGAESFTQALQMGAEIFHNLKKVLSSKGYNTAVGDEGGFAPDLSSNEEALSTIIEAIEKAGYKPGEQIQLAMDVAASEIYEDGKYNLKGEGVVKTSEEMVEFYAELCEKYPIVSIEDGLDENDWEGFKLLTERLGDKVQLVGDDLFVTNTEKLSRGIKEGIGNSILIKVNQIGTLSETFEAIEMAKRAGYTNVISHRSGETEDSTIADIAVATNAGQIKTGAPSRTDRVAKYNQLLRIEDELQYIGQYAGNSAFYNLNK, from the coding sequence ATGACATTAATTACAGACGTTTATGCAAGACAAGTACTTGATTCTCGTGGGAATCCAACAGTAGAAGTAGAAGTTCACGTTGAAAGTGGCGCTTTCGGTCGTGCTATCGTTCCTAGTGGTGCATCTACTGGTGAATACGAAGCAGTAGAACTACGAGACGGTGGCGACGCTTGGATGGGGAAAGGTGTTTCTAAAGCAGTCGAAAACGTAAACGAAGTAATTGCCCCTGAATTAGTTGGCTTCGATGCTCTTGATCAACTTGGTATTGACCAATTAATGATTGAACTTGATGGTACACCTAACAAAGCCAAATTAGGCGCTAACGCTATTTTAGGTGTTTCTATGGCGACGGCACGTGCAGCAGCTGAAGCTCTTGGATTACCTTTATACGTATACTTAGGTGGCTTTAACGCCAAAACTCTTCCAACACCAATGATGAACATCTTAAATGGTGGAGAGCATGCAGATAACAACGTAGATATTCAAGAATTTATGATTATGCCTGTAGGAGCGGAAAGCTTTACTCAAGCCCTTCAAATGGGTGCGGAAATCTTCCACAACCTTAAAAAAGTCCTTAGCTCAAAAGGCTATAACACAGCAGTAGGTGACGAAGGTGGCTTTGCGCCTGACTTATCTTCTAACGAAGAAGCTTTGTCAACCATCATCGAAGCAATTGAAAAAGCTGGCTACAAGCCTGGTGAACAAATCCAGTTAGCTATGGACGTTGCAGCTTCTGAAATTTACGAAGATGGAAAATACAACTTAAAAGGTGAAGGTGTTGTTAAAACATCTGAAGAAATGGTTGAATTTTATGCTGAGCTTTGTGAAAAATATCCGATTGTTTCCATCGAAGACGGCCTTGATGAAAACGACTGGGAAGGCTTTAAATTACTAACTGAGCGTCTTGGTGATAAAGTTCAGCTTGTAGGTGACGATCTATTCGTAACAAACACTGAAAAGCTTTCTCGAGGAATTAAAGAAGGCATTGGTAACTCCATCTTAATCAAAGTGAACCAAATCGGAACACTTTCTGAAACATTTGAAGCGATTGAAATGGCTAAACGTGCTGGCTACACAAATGTTATCTCTCACCGTTCAGGTGAAACAGAAGACAGCACAATTGCTGATATCGCAGTAGCTACAAACGCCGGTCAAATTAAAACAGGTGCACCATCACGTACGGACCGCGTTGCGAAGTACAACCAACTTCTTCGCATTGAAGATGAACTTCAATATATCGGTCAATATGCTGGAAACTCAGCATTCTATAACTTAAACAAATAA
- the rnr gene encoding ribonuclease R: MTDTTKEGILHYMKHDADKPLSIKEMEEAFGLEDSSHFKEFVKTLNELEEQGDIVRTRTNRYGLPEKMDLIRGEVIMHPKGFAFVKTDEGMDDIFIAGTEMNNAMNKDKVLVRLQRKSNGARPEGTIIRILQRGVTQTVGTYVDDKHYGVVVSDDKRIPADILIPKGQELGAVDGHKVLVEITKHPESRMSAEGHVIKVLGHKNDPGVDILSVIHKHGLPGEFPQDALDQANDVPDEIAEEDLAGRRDLREETIVTIDGADAKDLDDAVQVKKLENGNYLLGVHIADVSHYVKEGSPIDVEAYDRATSCYLVDRVIPMIPHRLSNGICSLNPQVDRLTLSCDMEISANGEVVNHDIYQSVIRTNERMTYTDVRKILLDEDDEVKQRYESLIPFFKDMEELAEILRKKRFSRGAIDFDFKEAKVLVNDEGTPTDVVLRDRSVAERLIEEFMLAANETVAEHFHWMKTPFVYRIHEDPDEDKLNQFLEFITNFGYVVKGKGNEIHPRALQELLQEVKGEPEEAVISQVMLRSMKQARYDPQNAGHFGLSADFYTHFTSPIRRYPDLIVHRLIRTYLIEGKTDEDTLEKWSEKLPELTRHSSEMERRAEDASRETDELKKVQFMEDKVGQEYDGIISGVTNFGLFVELPNTIEGLVHVSYLTDDYYHYDEKRYAMIGERTGNVFRIGDEIEVRVTNVNVDERAIDFEVVGMKPRKARKKEAPRVIEGGSRRQKKDDKDKEYSGRKKKRKKKAFYENAPKNKRLKGKKKKK, from the coding sequence ATGACAGATACAACAAAAGAAGGAATCCTCCATTATATGAAACATGACGCTGACAAGCCATTATCCATAAAAGAAATGGAAGAAGCGTTTGGATTAGAAGATTCCAGCCATTTTAAAGAATTCGTCAAAACATTAAATGAACTAGAAGAACAAGGTGATATCGTCCGTACACGTACGAATCGTTATGGCCTGCCAGAAAAAATGGATCTTATTCGTGGAGAGGTCATTATGCATCCCAAAGGGTTTGCCTTCGTGAAAACGGATGAGGGGATGGATGATATTTTTATTGCGGGTACTGAAATGAACAACGCCATGAATAAAGACAAAGTCCTCGTGAGATTGCAGAGAAAATCTAATGGGGCACGACCAGAAGGGACCATTATCCGTATTTTACAACGAGGGGTTACACAAACGGTCGGCACGTATGTGGATGATAAACATTACGGGGTTGTCGTTTCTGATGATAAGCGAATCCCGGCTGATATTTTAATCCCGAAAGGCCAGGAACTGGGCGCTGTTGATGGCCATAAGGTTCTTGTGGAAATAACGAAGCACCCTGAAAGCCGTATGAGCGCTGAAGGTCATGTTATTAAAGTTCTGGGCCATAAAAATGATCCAGGTGTCGATATTCTATCAGTCATTCATAAGCACGGACTACCAGGAGAATTCCCACAGGATGCTCTTGACCAGGCGAACGATGTGCCAGATGAGATAGCTGAAGAAGACTTGGCTGGTCGAAGAGATTTGCGAGAAGAAACAATCGTGACGATTGACGGAGCTGATGCTAAAGATTTAGATGATGCTGTTCAGGTAAAAAAATTAGAGAACGGCAACTATTTACTTGGTGTTCATATTGCTGACGTTAGTCATTATGTCAAAGAAGGATCACCGATTGATGTGGAAGCCTACGACCGTGCAACAAGCTGTTATTTGGTTGATAGAGTGATCCCGATGATTCCTCACCGTTTATCCAATGGAATCTGCTCACTTAATCCGCAAGTGGACCGTCTTACTCTATCGTGTGATATGGAAATCTCGGCGAATGGGGAAGTTGTCAACCATGACATCTATCAAAGTGTCATCCGCACAAATGAACGGATGACCTATACAGATGTTAGGAAAATTTTATTAGACGAAGATGATGAGGTAAAACAACGTTATGAATCGCTTATTCCATTTTTTAAAGACATGGAGGAGCTAGCGGAAATTCTTCGAAAGAAACGATTCTCCCGCGGTGCAATCGACTTTGATTTTAAGGAAGCGAAAGTGCTTGTTAATGACGAAGGAACACCAACGGATGTCGTACTCCGCGACCGATCAGTTGCTGAGCGGCTAATTGAAGAATTTATGTTAGCGGCGAACGAAACAGTGGCAGAGCATTTTCATTGGATGAAAACACCGTTTGTCTACCGGATTCATGAAGATCCAGATGAAGATAAATTGAATCAATTCCTCGAATTCATTACCAACTTCGGATATGTGGTGAAAGGAAAAGGGAATGAGATTCATCCGCGCGCCCTTCAGGAACTTCTCCAAGAAGTAAAAGGAGAGCCAGAGGAAGCGGTAATCAGCCAAGTGATGTTGCGCTCCATGAAGCAAGCACGCTATGACCCACAAAATGCAGGACATTTCGGTTTATCGGCAGATTTCTATACCCATTTTACATCACCTATTCGTCGATACCCTGACTTAATTGTTCACCGGCTTATTAGAACCTATCTCATTGAAGGGAAAACAGACGAAGACACGCTGGAAAAATGGAGTGAAAAGCTTCCTGAATTAACGCGTCATTCATCTGAAATGGAACGTCGGGCAGAGGACGCTTCACGAGAAACGGACGAGCTGAAAAAGGTTCAATTCATGGAAGATAAAGTTGGGCAAGAATATGACGGCATTATTAGCGGCGTGACAAACTTTGGTCTATTTGTAGAACTTCCGAATACAATTGAAGGTCTTGTTCATGTCAGCTATCTCACTGACGATTACTACCATTACGATGAAAAACGTTACGCTATGATTGGAGAACGAACCGGCAATGTTTTCCGGATCGGGGATGAAATCGAAGTCCGTGTCACTAACGTCAACGTCGACGAACGCGCAATTGACTTTGAAGTTGTGGGAATGAAACCGCGAAAAGCCCGCAAAAAAGAGGCGCCACGCGTCATTGAAGGCGGTAGTCGCCGTCAAAAGAAAGACGACAAAGACAAGGAATACTCCGGGCGAAAGAAAAAACGTAAGAAAAAAGCTTTTTACGAAAACGCTCCTAAAAACAAACGATTAAAAGGTAAGAAAAAGAAGAAATAA
- a CDS encoding alpha/beta hydrolase, with translation MKVAQPKPFTFEAGERAVLLLHGFTGNSADVRMLGRFLEKKGYTSHAPHMKGHGVPPEELVQTGPDDWWKDVQDGYNHLKEMGHKDIAVAGLSLGGVFSLKLGYTLPVKGIIPMCAPMHIKSEETMYQGVLAYARKYKKWEGKDDKQIEKEMEKFKETPMTTLKALQKLNKEVRDHIDMIYAPTFVVQARHDDMINTDSANIIHNEIESHHKQLKWYEESGHVITLDKERDQLHEDIYAFLEELDWND, from the coding sequence ATGAAAGTCGCACAACCAAAACCATTTACATTTGAAGCAGGAGAACGTGCGGTGCTTTTATTACATGGCTTTACTGGCAATTCTGCCGATGTAAGAATGCTCGGGCGCTTTTTAGAAAAAAAGGGGTACACATCGCATGCCCCCCATATGAAAGGCCATGGTGTACCACCAGAGGAATTAGTTCAAACTGGGCCTGATGATTGGTGGAAAGATGTTCAAGATGGATACAATCATTTAAAAGAAATGGGGCACAAAGACATCGCTGTTGCCGGTTTGTCATTAGGGGGTGTATTTTCCTTAAAGCTCGGGTACACACTACCTGTGAAGGGCATAATTCCCATGTGTGCCCCAATGCATATTAAAAGTGAAGAAACAATGTATCAAGGTGTGCTCGCATATGCGAGAAAGTATAAAAAATGGGAAGGGAAAGATGATAAACAAATCGAAAAGGAAATGGAAAAATTTAAAGAAACACCGATGACGACATTAAAGGCTTTGCAAAAGCTAAACAAAGAAGTGAGAGATCATATTGATATGATCTATGCTCCAACATTTGTCGTACAAGCTCGTCATGATGACATGATTAATACAGACAGTGCTAACATTATCCACAATGAGATTGAAAGTCATCATAAGCAATTAAAATGGTACGAAGAATCGGGCCATGTTATTACATTAGACAAAGAGCGGGATCAGCTACATGAGGATATTTATGCATTTTTAGAGGAACTGGACTGGAACGACTAA